Genomic DNA from Candidatus Angelobacter sp.:
ATCTCCAGGCCGTGGACACACTGATCAAGAAGTTGCAAAGGCCCGGAGAGGAACTGCGCTTTTGCTACGAAGCGGGCCCGTGCGGCTTTGTGCTCTGCCGCCATTTGCGGCGCAAAGGATTGGTCTGCCAGGGGGTGGCTCCCTCGCTGATTCCCAAGCGAGCCGGGGACCGCATCAAGACCGACGCCCGCGATGCCGGGCAGTTGGCCCGGCTGTTTCGCGCGGGCGAACTGAGCGCCGTGCGTGTGCCCGATGAAAGCGACGAAGCGATCCGTGATTTGATCCGCGGCCGCTTGAGCGCGGTGTTTGATCAACGCCGGGCACGCCAGCGCCTCAAAGGGTTTCTGTTGCGCCTGGGTTTCCGTTATCCGGGAAAAACCAGTTGGACGCCGGCACGCCTGAATTACCTCTCGAAATTGAAAATGCCCCATCCCGCCCTGCAAATCATCCTGGAGGAGTACATCGGGGCCATCCAAAGCGCCGGTGAACGGTTGGAGCGGTTGACCACGCAGGTGCATGGGCAGTTGACGGATTGGAAACGGTTCGGGCGAACCCTCGATGTCGTTAGGAGGCAATCTGCGATTGACCCTCGAGCCTAGACCGAGGCAGCGCCCCGACGAACTGTTGGTCAGGTGCTAACCAACGCACGTATATCAGCATGATCCACCGTCGAAATGATTCCCGATCTGCTCACCCTCCAGATCACTCCAGAATGCTTTGAAGAAAAAGAAACAGAAGAAGTGTGCCCGCTTGACATTTTCTAAGCCATATCAACGACCGGTCCGATCCAAGACCGATTCGAGGCGAGTACCGGCTGGGGGGTGGCGATTTATTTGCTCTCGCGTTGATTTGCCAAAGCAGCTCCTTCTGTCTGGAGCCCTGAGACCATCTTACCAAGTGCGGGAGGGTCGAAGTTCAGTGCCTGACTCCAATCGTTGCCCATTCGGACAAATGTCAACGGACCTGTAGTCGTGCTGCCATCGGCCCAGTTATATTCGATCTGCAAACTTGCTTCGTCACCGGAAACATTTTGCTCCAGGATGCGTGAGGAGACGAGAATATCGCGGTCCTCGTGCGGTTTGGAGCGATCAAAGAGATGTAACATATACTCGTCCGCCGAACCATACTTTGCCCGAACAGCCTCCGGTGCACCCGCGAAAACCGCCTCAGCCTCGGCCCGGGTGCGCTCATCTCTCCAAGCGACCGCGTTGCGGATCACATTCGTGTCTCCTTTCATTTTTGCCCATTGTAAAGTCTGATACGCGGATGCCGGGTCTGCAATTCCCACGTTCCTCATCTCCCCGGCAAGAAGGAGTTTGCCGGTGCTCGCATGGGCGGCATCCGCTGTTTTCGGTACGGCCTTTGTGGAAGTTTTACTCTTGGTCATGGCCTCAGGTTTTGTCTCGCGTGCTTTCAGCGCCACCAATTCGCCACGCAGGCGAGCCAGTTCTGCCAGCTCCTTCGCCCGCTGGCTTTCCGATGATCGCGCCTCCGCCATCAGCCGTTCTCCGTCCTCACGCAGCGTCTCCATTTCAGCGGTCTGTTGGCGCAGAACCGCCACTTCTCCTTTGAGACGCTGGTTGGCCAGGTGTTGAAGAACGATTGGGGCGGTTACACTCGCCGCCACCAGGGCGGCAATTCCGATCTTTGCTTGGGTTGAATTTGTCGTGAGAGATGCGCCCAGGCCATGAGCCGCCGCAATGGCCGCCACGGCCAAGCCCGCAGGCGCGGCTTTCACAGCCTCTGCCGATAGGATCGCCGCCAGACTCGCAGCGGAATTGGTGAAGCCGCGCTTTGCGAAGATGGCGCGCAAATGGTCCATCGCGCGCGCAACCCGCTTCTGCGCCGCATCCGGACCCAGCCCCAGTCGAACGCCAATCTGTTCGGCAGTCTTGTGCTCGAAGTAGCGCCAGAGAATCACTTCGCGCTCGACGCCCTTGAGTTGAGTAATCGCCTCATCCAAGTGCAGAGCCAATTGGTGCCAGGTTGCTTGGGATTCATCCACAATTATTGCTTTCATGGTCGCAGCCTCACATTCGCGTCGGCGACGGCGCTCTTCGCTTCTGACAGTGTTAATTGAAAGGTTGCGAGTCGTCTCGTAGAGCCATGCGGTCAAAGAAGAGCGTCCTTGCAACCGAACGGAATGCTGGGCCAGAGACAGAAATACAGCTTGAGTGACTTCT
This window encodes:
- a CDS encoding sigma-70 family RNA polymerase sigma factor, coding for MVDDTDQILIRAYVRRRCEQSFAELVSRHVNLVHSTAQRIVRQAALAEEVTQAVFLSLAQHSVRLQGRSSLTAWLYETTRNLSINTVRSEERRRRRECEAATMKAIIVDESQATWHQLALHLDEAITQLKGVEREVILWRYFEHKTAEQIGVRLGLGPDAAQKRVARAMDHLRAIFAKRGFTNSAASLAAILSAEAVKAAPAGLAVAAIAAAHGLGASLTTNSTQAKIGIAALVAASVTAPIVLQHLANQRLKGEVAVLRQQTAEMETLREDGERLMAEARSSESQRAKELAELARLRGELVALKARETKPEAMTKSKTSTKAVPKTADAAHASTGKLLLAGEMRNVGIADPASAYQTLQWAKMKGDTNVIRNAVAWRDERTRAEAEAVFAGAPEAVRAKYGSADEYMLHLFDRSKPHEDRDILVSSRILEQNVSGDEASLQIEYNWADGSTTTGPLTFVRMGNDWSQALNFDPPALGKMVSGLQTEGAALANQRESK
- a CDS encoding transposase produces the protein MKSAPTILHVGLDVHKETIAVALASGEGSVRQYGDIPGHLQAVDTLIKKLQRPGEELRFCYEAGPCGFVLCRHLRRKGLVCQGVAPSLIPKRAGDRIKTDARDAGQLARLFRAGELSAVRVPDESDEAIRDLIRGRLSAVFDQRRARQRLKGFLLRLGFRYPGKTSWTPARLNYLSKLKMPHPALQIILEEYIGAIQSAGERLERLTTQVHGQLTDWKRFGRTLDVVRRQSAIDPRA